In Borrelia parkeri, one DNA window encodes the following:
- a CDS encoding CRASP family complement regulator-acquiring lipoprotein, with the protein MQKVCMLVCTFGFLVLRCAVTEKSSVGMNVSGIHRLSGYIGSLAPSTPPPPRERYPQVVTSYDALNISLSTLKASYNDNRDAFLPMKALFESSIFSEFEVDFDGDAKDDVYASLRYEVADITNLKTVIKTLTSNVDQSSRNCALSLLYRLRASAMYIREIIDENEGILNQANLNVLQHSNNLKGINLLKSDLDEMLKLRNIVVDMAKGMLKMAVKVVGDNANIRLALEPITSAQGRLKESINSGTKLSLRDLRTKIESTVDNLRLQVLRGKS; encoded by the coding sequence ATGCAAAAAGTATGTATGTTAGTTTGCACATTTGGGTTTTTAGTGTTAAGATGTGCAGTAACTGAAAAATCTTCAGTTGGCATGAATGTGTCTGGTATTCACAGACTTTCAGGATATATTGGATCATTAGCACCATCTACACCTCCCCCACCTAGAGAAAGATATCCACAGGTAGTGACATCTTATGATGCATTAAACATAAGTTTGTCTACTCTTAAAGCTTCTTATAATGACAATCGTGATGCTTTTTTGCCGATGAAGGCTCTATTTGAAAGTAGTATATTTAGTGAGTTTGAGGTGGATTTTGATGGTGATGCAAAAGATGATGTTTATGCAAGTCTAAGGTATGAGGTTGCAGATATTACAAACCTAAAAACAGTGATAAAGACTTTAACATCTAATGTCGATCAGTCTAGTAGGAATTGTGCTTTGAGTTTATTATACCGTTTAAGGGCTAGTGCGATGTACATCAGGGAAATTATAGATGAAAATGAGGGAATTTTAAATCAAGCCAATTTAAATGTGCTGCAACATAGCAATAATTTAAAGGGCATCAATTTACTTAAGTCTGATTTAGATGAAATGCTGAAATTGAGAAATATTGTAGTAGATATGGCGAAAGGTATGTTGAAGATGGCAGTAAAAGTGGTAGGTGATAATGCAAATATTCGACTTGCACTCGAGCCGATTACTAGTGCCCAAGGTAGGCTTAAAGAGAGCATTAATTCTGGTACAAAACTAAGTTTGAGAGATT